A stretch of Lathyrus oleraceus cultivar Zhongwan6 chromosome 6, CAAS_Psat_ZW6_1.0, whole genome shotgun sequence DNA encodes these proteins:
- the LOC127094443 gene encoding uncharacterized protein LOC127094443 has product MNPERKNIHNYKFVEPQLAVLRGLEERLDMEHKDDFKEAYGNLFGILNTEVNITVVHTLLQFYDTPLRCFTFQDYHLVPTLEEYSHILGIRIKNQVPYIRTKELPKYQDLVEALHIGKKEVELNLKPKGGIHGFTSKFLVDKVIAFAEARRWTTFNANLALLIYGIVLFLNMEEFLDLEAIHIFLTQNPIPTLLVDTYYSIHVRTQKKKGTIVCCTPLLYRWFISHLPNKGPFVENKENLKWSQRIMSLKAEDISWYSRVYDGVKLILNCGDFPNVPLLGVEEPELINKIVKAWGAICPQGRAEMGNKNCIAKEAYTSWVKGRVSEIFLSFPPEPSMNVQSLEPVNHPNSEVDELKKVFNTLEKENADLKSRLGKISLEKETLKFNLNQNRDRVLQANDEVQTEVFKRLKVGDTLKGTYAILTTKKKLLAEAKYRVSKMELEHME; this is encoded by the exons ATGAATCCCGAGAGAAAGAACATCCATAATTACAAGTTTGTGGAACCTCAGTTGGCTGTCTTGAGAGGACTTGAGGAACGTTTAGATATGGAACACAAAGATGATTTCAAAGAGGCTTATGGCAACCTATTCGGAATTCTAAACACCGAAGTTAACATTACTGTTGTGCACACTCTGTTGCAATTCTACGATACCCCACTAAGATGCTTTACTTTCCAAGATTATCATTTGgtgcctacattggaagagtacTCACATATTCTGGGTATTAGAATCAAGAACCAAGTGCCTTACATTCGCACTAAAGAACTTCCTAAATATCAAGACCTTGTTGAAGCTCTACACATAGGAAAGAAGGAAGTAGAGCTGAACTTGAAGCCTAAGGGTGGAATTCATGGCTTCACCTCTAAGTTTCTAGTGGACAAAGTTATTGCCTTCGCCGAAGCTAGGCGTTGGACGACCTTCAATGCCAATCTAGCTTTACTTATCTATGGGATCGTATTGTTTCTAAATATGGAGGAATTCTTAGACCTGGAAGCCATTCATATCTTCCTGACTCagaatcctattcctactcttCTCGTTGATACTTACTACTCCATCCATGTGAGGACTCAGAAGAAGAAAGGGACAATCGTCTGCTGCACCCCTTTGTTGTATAGATGGTTTATTTCGCATCTACCCAACAAAGGCCCTTTTGTTGAGAACAAAGAAAACTTGAAGTGGTCCCAGCGGATCATGTCCTTGAAAGCCGAAGACATTTCTTGGTATTCTCGAGTTTACGATGGTGTTAAGCTTATCCTCAATTGTGGGGATtttcctaatgtacctcttcttg GGGTCGAAGAGCCAGAATTGATAAATAAGATTGTCAAGGCTTGGGGAGCAATTTGTCCTCAAGGAAGAGCAGAGATGGGAAATAAGAATTGTATCGCCAAGGAAGCTTACACCAGTTGGGTCAAAGGAAGAGTTAGTGAGATTTTTTTGTCGTTCCCGCCCGAACCGTCCATGAACGTCCAGTCTCTTGAACCAGTGAACCATCCAAATTCTGAAGTTGATGAATTGAAGAAGGTTTTCAATACCCTAGAGAAAGAGAATGCTGATCTCAAATCTAGGCTTGGTAAGATCTCTTTGGAGAAAGAAACCCTGAAGTTCAATCTAAATCAGAATAGAGATCGAGTTCTTCAAGCAAATGATGAGGTACAGACAGAGGTATTCAAAAGACTCAAAGTGGGTGACACACTCAAAGGCACTTATGCTATTTTGACAACCAAAAAGAAGCTATTAGCCGAAGCTAAATACCGTGTCAGCAAAATGGAACTCGAACACATGGAATAG
- the LOC127094445 gene encoding uncharacterized protein LOC127094445 — translation MASRVRPALSGNELVDIFMATLQGLYFEKMIGSSSTNFADMVTIGERIESGLKLEKITDTIASQTTNKRPHGGFAKKKEGEANAVTTKAHLRYQFLMGLMPYYSYPYVTAAQYQQPPFQYQPQKGNQQSTPAQKNLNQQYNRDNRGQNRGQNNRGNFGNRPQLDKIPVPYAELVPYLIHVGAIVPRELPAASPPFNRSHNPNATCAFHAGYIGHSTEDCWALKKKIQELIDQDILSFPDEKPNVKTNPLPNHSGAAVNTMIEEETVESILRVEEVKTPMSVVLQRLKQFGFLEGVHDDCTICEFDSDSCDKLRVCVQELMEQGLIQFSKSQVAKEVAIIEPITIVYRKKKVEAPPKRIQPIHFRVPTPFPYHNTKAMPWNYETTSYLGGKEICIPDTEIVNIARTGGVTPR, via the coding sequence ATGGCATCTAGAGTCCGGCCAGCATTATCTGGCAACGAATTAGTGGATATCTTCATGGCTACACTACAAGGGCTGTATTTTGAGAAGATGATTGGCAGTTCGTCAACAAACTTTGCTGATATGGTAACCATTGGGGAACGTATTGAGAGTGGGCTAAAATTAGAGAAAATCACAGACACGATCGCATCGCAGACAACCAACAAGAGGCCGCATGGAGGATTTGCTAAAAAGAAAGAGGGGGAAGCAAACGCTGTGACGACGAAGGCTCACCTCCGATATCAATTTCTGATGGGCCTTATGCCATATTATTCGTATCCATACGTCACTGCAGCTCAATATCAGCAACCGCCATTCCAGTACCAACCGCAGAAAGGTAATCAGCAATCAACACCCGCTCAGAAAAATTTGAACCAACAATATAATCGTGATAACAGAGGACAAAATCGAGGTCAGAATAATAGAGGCAATTTTGGTAATCGTCCACAGCTTGATAAGATCCCAGTACCATATGCAGAGTTAGTGCCGTATTTGATTCACGTGGGGGCTATTGTACCAAGAGAACTTCCAGCAGCCTCTCCTCCCTTTAATCGCAGTCACAATCCTAATGCCACATGCGCTTTTCATGCAGGGTATATAGGACATTCCACCGAGGACTGTTGGGCTCTCAAAAAGAAGATCCAAGAATTAATTGATCAAGATATTTTGTCTTTCCCCGATGAAAAACCTAATGTAAAGACTAATCCTTTGCCAAACCACAGTGGTGCAGCAGTCAATACTATGATCGAAGAAGAGACTGTCGAATCTATACTAAGGGTTGAAGAAGTGAAGACTCCGATGTCTGTTGTGTTACAGAGGCTTAAACAGTTTGGGTTTCTAGAAGGTGTACATGATGATTGCACGATATGCGAGTTTGATTCGGACAGTTGCGACAAGCTGAGGGTTTGTGTGCAAGAACTGATGGAGCAAGGGTTAATACAATTCTCCAAGTCTCAAGTAGCAAAAGAGGTGGCAATAATTGAACCAATAACAATTGTGTACAGGAAAAAGAAGGTTGAAGCTCCTCCCAAGAGGATTCAGCCGATTCATTTCCGTGTTCCCACTCCGTTCCCATATCATAATACTAAGGCAATGCCTTGGAATTATGAGACCACATCATATTTGGGAGGAAAGGAAATCTGTATTCCTGACACAGAAATCGTCAACATTGCTAGAACGGgaggtgtaacaccccgataa